The following are encoded together in the uncultured Sphaerochaeta sp. genome:
- a CDS encoding DNA polymerase — MQRAGASIIHINVTDFAAAVAVAKNPSLADTPFVVAHEGSARTVVLTPSHRAWEEGIRAGMPLRFAKQMIPSLQVLPWDNQSTAKADTAITSIAQEYSPSIQCDRGGHIYLDMQGTTRLFGPVVDSAVQIQSEIRKKLNLEASVAVASNKLVAKVGTRTTRPAGLIEVREGDEASFLAWQDVSLLSGVGSSTARLLSVAGITTIGQIAALEDDQVLSFLGKRGLALRDAARGLDNSPLQNGLPEKRVVQRKISFAEPILDMNALKAAVVTAGEDAALAMRAAGLGSAKIHIALLYSDGRRSEASHRTKGQWVYDHEIALVAWKVAQLAASRRVRILSCSLSLAELSPLAPTLDLFLPDTQHRSDSLQQAVDRMRHKFGPGILTHVVALAHA, encoded by the coding sequence ATGCAAAGAGCAGGTGCAAGCATCATCCATATCAATGTAACCGACTTTGCAGCAGCAGTAGCGGTGGCAAAGAATCCAAGTCTTGCTGACACCCCCTTTGTGGTTGCCCATGAGGGTTCAGCAAGGACTGTGGTACTCACTCCATCCCACAGAGCATGGGAAGAGGGGATACGGGCAGGCATGCCCCTGCGCTTTGCAAAGCAGATGATCCCCTCCCTGCAGGTGCTTCCCTGGGACAATCAGAGCACGGCGAAAGCCGATACAGCAATCACCTCCATCGCACAGGAGTATTCTCCCAGCATCCAGTGCGACCGGGGAGGACATATCTATCTGGACATGCAGGGAACCACCCGTCTCTTTGGCCCGGTGGTGGATAGCGCGGTACAGATCCAGAGCGAGATTAGGAAAAAGCTGAATCTTGAGGCCTCTGTGGCAGTTGCTTCCAATAAACTAGTTGCAAAGGTGGGTACCCGTACCACCCGACCTGCCGGACTTATTGAGGTCAGGGAGGGAGATGAGGCCTCATTCCTTGCTTGGCAGGATGTCTCCTTGCTGAGTGGTGTGGGCTCCTCCACTGCCCGGCTACTCTCAGTTGCAGGAATTACGACAATTGGCCAGATCGCCGCCTTGGAAGATGATCAGGTTCTCTCCTTCCTGGGAAAACGTGGTCTTGCCCTTCGTGATGCCGCCCGTGGACTGGATAACAGTCCATTACAAAACGGATTGCCGGAGAAGCGGGTTGTGCAGAGAAAAATCAGCTTTGCTGAACCAATACTCGATATGAATGCTCTCAAGGCCGCTGTGGTTACAGCTGGGGAGGATGCTGCATTGGCTATGAGAGCTGCAGGACTTGGTTCGGCAAAGATTCACATAGCGTTGCTCTACAGTGATGGAAGGAGAAGTGAGGCTTCCCATCGTACAAAGGGACAATGGGTTTATGACCATGAAATAGCCCTTGTCGCATGGAAGGTTGCACAGCTGGCAGCAAGCCGGAGGGTGCGTATTCTCTCTTGCTCTCTCTCCCTCGCCGAACTCTCTCCACTCGCCCCAACCCTGGACCTCTTTCTTCCCGATACACAGCATCGCTCTGATTCCCTGCAGCAGGCAGTTGACCGAATGCGCCATAAGTTTGGTCCTGGCATCCTAACCCATGTGGTAGCACTTGCCCATGCGTAG
- a CDS encoding PAS domain-containing protein, protein MGVIHLNVPISVPQGQYALTISGVAVFLLGLLILLTAIIIIQKRKARTFQTQETSLLHYVIEHSRYAIAVHDTDLRYLYVSNKYCEEYHIPGGNALIGRHHYEVFPSLPEKWKLAHQRALHGEVVTGDDDVYIHEDGSVDYTRWECRPWYRESGKIGGIIVYTELLTQQKRMASELKEAHDYLDALLMESNSPILVWDASFTITRTNHSFSSLLGLPISDIVGKNVGSVLTSLGQEELKRLENRLKTERSLFNIENHLQTIEGDVRTILWNAGPILDPIDGSLVATIAQGLDITERKAIERQNKEQLDELRRWYAVMSQREERIIDLKREVNALLKDNARQPRYPSVEEDGNS, encoded by the coding sequence ATGGGAGTAATACATTTGAACGTTCCTATCAGTGTACCCCAAGGGCAGTATGCCCTCACCATTTCTGGTGTGGCAGTATTCCTTTTAGGACTGCTTATCCTTCTCACGGCCATCATAATCATACAGAAACGTAAGGCAAGAACCTTTCAGACGCAAGAAACCTCATTGCTTCACTATGTAATAGAGCATTCACGCTATGCAATCGCAGTCCACGATACAGATCTACGGTACCTCTATGTCAGCAATAAATATTGTGAGGAGTATCATATCCCTGGTGGGAATGCCCTCATCGGGAGGCATCATTATGAGGTATTTCCGAGTCTCCCCGAGAAGTGGAAGCTTGCTCACCAGCGAGCGCTCCATGGCGAAGTTGTCACAGGTGATGATGATGTGTATATCCATGAGGATGGGAGCGTGGATTATACCCGTTGGGAGTGTCGACCCTGGTATAGGGAATCAGGAAAAATTGGAGGGATTATCGTCTATACCGAGCTGCTTACCCAACAGAAGCGAATGGCCTCGGAACTAAAAGAGGCACATGACTATCTCGATGCCCTGCTTATGGAATCAAACAGCCCTATCCTTGTATGGGATGCTTCATTCACCATTACCAGAACCAACCACTCCTTTTCCTCTTTGCTGGGCCTTCCGATAAGCGATATTGTAGGAAAGAATGTGGGATCTGTTTTAACTTCATTGGGACAGGAGGAACTTAAACGGCTAGAAAACCGTCTAAAAACTGAACGCAGTCTCTTTAATATAGAAAATCATCTTCAAACCATTGAAGGAGATGTTCGGACCATACTTTGGAATGCAGGACCTATCCTTGACCCGATTGATGGCTCTCTTGTTGCAACCATCGCCCAGGGGCTGGATATAACCGAGCGTAAGGCAATAGAGCGACAGAACAAGGAACAACTGGACGAGCTGAGACGTTGGTATGCAGTAATGAGCCAGAGAGAAGAGCGGATCATTGATCTGAAACGAGAAGTCAACGCTCTCCTCAAGGATAACGCACGACAACCACGGTACCCCTCAGTGGAAGAGGATGGCAACTCATGA
- a CDS encoding GGDEF domain-containing protein, with translation MTPLDQRTKRFIRNLKATRIISALLAVEQLLYGLFLIQPGTPVRAQYFLSAFLISFLCLISLVISKPKETISGMGYPFFEMLPLGLGMFIALNRMFANKGILLNIPTLYLAFIYGGAVFFLLDYVQSGILYGMFTIASIVMVNSHVLLANNVPFRTDFLINNGIAWTVSALNYRYYRQEQKHISLIEEQNQQLRMLSEQDALTGLLNRRKIDSIISELLQNKQGGSAVSALILFDLDHFKLVNDTFGHQRGDLLLKEISTLVKDQLLEGESLARWGGEEFLILTKRDGGALAESLRKHIEDHVFEQVGNITASFGVSPVLPDDSEVKIFRQVDKALYRAKEMGRNRVEMFRNS, from the coding sequence ATGACTCCCCTCGACCAGAGAACCAAACGTTTCATCAGAAACTTGAAAGCTACCAGAATAATCTCAGCATTGCTTGCCGTAGAACAGTTGCTCTATGGCTTATTTCTGATACAGCCAGGTACTCCTGTGAGAGCCCAGTACTTCCTCAGTGCCTTTCTTATTTCATTTCTCTGTCTCATCAGCCTTGTGATAAGCAAGCCTAAAGAAACCATCTCTGGAATGGGTTATCCATTTTTTGAAATGTTGCCCCTTGGACTTGGGATGTTTATTGCTCTCAATAGGATGTTTGCAAATAAAGGAATCCTCTTGAATATCCCCACGCTTTATCTAGCGTTCATCTACGGGGGAGCTGTCTTTTTTCTTTTGGATTATGTCCAGTCAGGTATTCTCTATGGTATGTTTACCATTGCTTCGATTGTTATGGTGAATTCGCATGTACTGCTTGCAAACAATGTTCCTTTTCGTACGGACTTTTTAATAAACAATGGAATTGCCTGGACTGTTTCGGCACTTAATTATCGTTATTATAGACAGGAACAAAAGCATATCAGTCTTATCGAGGAACAGAACCAGCAACTGCGTATGCTCAGTGAACAGGATGCACTGACCGGTTTGCTCAATAGGCGTAAGATAGACAGCATTATCTCAGAGCTATTACAGAACAAGCAAGGTGGTTCTGCAGTATCCGCACTTATTCTCTTTGATCTTGATCATTTTAAACTGGTCAACGATACCTTTGGTCATCAACGAGGAGATCTTCTCCTGAAAGAAATCTCTACTTTAGTTAAAGATCAATTGCTGGAGGGTGAATCACTTGCCCGTTGGGGAGGGGAGGAGTTCCTCATTCTTACTAAACGTGATGGAGGGGCACTCGCAGAATCATTACGAAAGCACATTGAGGACCACGTATTTGAACAGGTGGGAAATATTACTGCCAGTTTCGGGGTTTCTCCCGTACTCCCTGATGATTCCGAGGTCAAAATTTTCCGTCAGGTTGATAAAGCTCTCTATCGCGCCAAGGAGATGGGGAGAAACCGTGTGGAAATGTTTAGGAACAGTTGA
- the dnaE gene encoding DNA polymerase III subunit alpha, producing the protein MRSRLALSTAYSLLFSPVSVDELFDRLQSMQVKQAAITDRDNLYGYPVYREAAKERGISLICACLLTEKTGDLFAFVQDQVGYELLCKLISKRNLDPSFSYLPKLKQTAKGLVLATTSSAILSELADSRADIYGAITPDSLQIITAAKRLGLPLLAVDGAFLLAESQREVHQVLRAIALHKSVGALTEHEYCQKGGILLEQREWEQSFAPWPEAMEHVQRIRPYDPFPSSLIFPTYPVKDQSSAEEELRRRVYRGAEHRYGEINDAIGERIDYELGIINEKGFAPYFLVMHDIVLMSSRTCGRGSGAASIVSYSLFITNVDPIAHHLYFERFLSPSRQDPPDIDVDFAWDERDGIFTAVFARFGIDHCARVANHNRFRLRSAIRETARCYGLSDAQITKAEETLFMRGVDALLDPLWQTIVHIASALDRLPKEISMHCGGLVITPKEVTCYAPILRSADGYPLLSWEKDGTEQAGFVKIDLLGNRSLAVIRDTLENLREEGVFIDERTWLPAEDADTIDALACGNSMGVFYIESPAMRQLQKKTGRGDFAHIVIHSSIIRPAANKYINEYVQRLKGKRWEPLHPRLAYILDETYGILCYQEDVSKTAVALAGFSQADADQLRKVIAKKAAGKRLQAFRDQFFAGCHAGGVTTPVAEQIWLMMLSFDGYSFCKPHSASYAMVSFQSAYLRVHHPAHFMAAVLTNQGGYYRPQAYISEARRMGLTIAGPDINSSRIAYWAEENTLIIGLMAIAELSRKAMKRIIEERKQGGRFFTLEEVSLRISLDREDLVALVSSGAFDSLAPERKRSEQLKLLLTSTRLNQSYEQADLFSTPLPYCKKEQLPVAVHRSFSEEELHREFASLGFLRNHHPLVLYAHLLRSVHRIKASEIDQHVERYVTLIGYQITQKQVLTKTGESMSFVSFEDETALYETVLFPILYNRLYPLLAGRWPLLVFGLVKNDEGALIIEVQNLRKLGS; encoded by the coding sequence ATGCGTAGTCGCCTAGCCCTGAGCACAGCCTACTCCCTTCTCTTCTCCCCTGTTTCGGTTGATGAACTCTTCGACCGTCTACAGTCCATGCAGGTAAAACAGGCAGCCATTACGGACCGTGACAATCTCTATGGGTATCCTGTCTACAGGGAAGCAGCAAAAGAGAGGGGAATCTCCCTTATCTGCGCGTGCCTGCTTACCGAGAAGACGGGAGACCTCTTCGCCTTTGTACAGGACCAAGTGGGCTATGAACTGCTCTGCAAGCTCATCAGCAAGAGGAATCTTGATCCTTCTTTCTCGTATCTTCCTAAACTCAAGCAAACTGCAAAGGGACTTGTGTTGGCAACCACAAGCAGTGCAATCCTGAGCGAGCTTGCCGATAGTAGAGCTGATATCTATGGCGCAATTACCCCGGATTCCTTGCAGATCATAACCGCTGCAAAGAGACTTGGCCTTCCCCTTCTTGCCGTTGACGGAGCATTCCTTCTTGCCGAAAGTCAAAGGGAGGTCCACCAGGTACTTCGAGCCATTGCCCTTCATAAAAGTGTGGGTGCTCTTACAGAACACGAATATTGCCAAAAGGGCGGCATCTTGCTTGAGCAGAGGGAGTGGGAGCAGTCCTTTGCGCCTTGGCCAGAGGCCATGGAACATGTACAACGAATCAGACCGTATGACCCCTTTCCCTCTTCCCTCATCTTCCCAACCTATCCGGTCAAAGATCAATCGAGTGCAGAGGAGGAACTGAGAAGACGGGTCTACCGAGGTGCAGAGCACCGTTATGGGGAGATCAATGACGCCATCGGGGAACGCATCGATTATGAGCTGGGCATCATCAACGAGAAGGGATTCGCTCCCTATTTCCTGGTGATGCACGATATCGTGCTGATGAGCAGCAGGACCTGCGGTAGGGGATCAGGAGCTGCATCCATCGTCTCCTACAGTCTATTCATCACCAATGTGGATCCCATTGCCCATCATCTGTACTTTGAACGATTTCTCTCCCCTTCCCGCCAGGACCCACCGGACATTGATGTTGACTTTGCATGGGATGAGCGAGATGGGATTTTTACTGCAGTCTTTGCACGCTTTGGCATTGATCATTGTGCGAGGGTGGCCAACCACAACCGGTTCCGTCTGCGTTCCGCCATTCGTGAAACAGCCCGCTGCTATGGACTGAGTGACGCACAAATCACCAAGGCAGAAGAGACATTGTTCATGCGGGGGGTCGATGCACTGCTTGACCCCCTGTGGCAGACCATCGTCCATATAGCCTCAGCCCTTGACCGGCTTCCCAAAGAGATCTCCATGCACTGTGGGGGGTTGGTCATCACACCTAAAGAAGTAACGTGCTATGCCCCGATCCTTCGCTCAGCTGATGGTTATCCCTTACTGAGCTGGGAGAAGGATGGAACAGAGCAAGCAGGCTTTGTAAAGATCGACCTCCTGGGCAACCGATCCCTTGCAGTCATTCGTGATACCTTGGAAAACCTGCGGGAAGAGGGCGTATTCATTGATGAGCGAACCTGGCTCCCTGCAGAAGATGCTGATACAATCGATGCACTTGCCTGTGGGAACTCGATGGGTGTCTTCTACATTGAATCCCCTGCAATGAGACAGTTACAGAAGAAAACAGGACGAGGTGATTTTGCCCATATTGTCATCCATTCCTCCATTATACGGCCTGCAGCAAACAAGTACATCAATGAGTACGTACAACGCTTGAAAGGCAAACGATGGGAACCGCTCCATCCCAGGCTTGCCTATATCCTCGATGAGACCTATGGAATACTTTGTTATCAGGAAGATGTCTCCAAGACAGCCGTTGCCCTGGCTGGATTTTCCCAAGCAGATGCCGACCAACTTCGCAAGGTCATCGCAAAGAAAGCCGCAGGAAAACGGTTGCAGGCATTCAGGGACCAGTTTTTTGCAGGTTGCCATGCTGGTGGGGTAACCACTCCTGTTGCTGAACAGATCTGGCTGATGATGCTCTCCTTCGATGGCTACTCCTTTTGCAAACCCCACTCAGCAAGCTATGCAATGGTATCCTTCCAAAGTGCATACCTCCGTGTCCATCACCCGGCCCATTTCATGGCTGCTGTATTGACCAACCAAGGGGGATATTACCGACCACAGGCGTACATCAGTGAGGCAAGAAGAATGGGCCTTACCATAGCCGGCCCCGATATCAATAGCAGCAGAATTGCGTATTGGGCAGAAGAAAACACCCTCATCATCGGCCTGATGGCCATCGCTGAACTCAGCAGAAAAGCGATGAAGCGAATTATTGAGGAGCGAAAACAAGGAGGGAGGTTCTTCACCTTGGAAGAAGTTTCCCTCCGGATATCCCTGGACAGGGAGGATCTAGTGGCCCTGGTATCCTCTGGCGCATTTGACTCATTGGCACCTGAGAGAAAACGAAGTGAACAGCTCAAGCTCCTGCTTACCTCCACACGTTTGAACCAATCCTATGAACAGGCAGACCTGTTTTCCACTCCTCTCCCCTATTGTAAGAAAGAGCAACTTCCTGTTGCCGTACATCGCTCTTTCAGTGAAGAAGAGCTCCACCGGGAGTTTGCATCCTTGGGCTTTCTCAGGAATCATCATCCCCTGGTCCTCTACGCACACCTCCTGAGATCAGTTCATCGGATCAAGGCCTCAGAGATCGATCAGCATGTAGAGCGATATGTCACGCTCATCGGCTACCAGATAACCCAGAAGCAGGTATTGACCAAGACGGGAGAAAGCATGAGCTTTGTCTCATTTGAGGATGAGACGGCACTCTATGAGACGGTACTGTTCCCGATTCTCTACAATCGTCTCTACCCATTGCTGGCAGGTCGTTGGCCACTACTGGTATTTGGGCTGGTAAAAAATGATGAGGGTGCTCTTATCATAGAGGTCCAGAACCTGAGAAAACTGGGCTCCTAG
- a CDS encoding HD domain-containing phosphohydrolase gives MNTRCLKLLSIFLLLTSTLFAADPSFLSSLSENERTLLAQQAPLTVLVDPAWEPLEYLDKNGMPTGLSFAYLQSVSSLSGLSFIPVEGTSWQDAYAKLLSGEIAMTGSISKTENREETLHFSEPYLTVPLAIIAGEQVGYIGSLAELEGKAVAVVSNYAAQEWLSRDYPNLTLVKVSTVEEGLTLVARGECFALVENLLVANHYRSRLGLTRKIKVVGTTAYMNSLSIAVHEDYASILPIINKALQTIDSETRERLYRTYLPLQYEKTVQSTTIYLIIGIALFVAASLGFWILKLSKEVRRREVAEKELADSEIKFKQLFSNAPLPMVLLTEEGTVVSANEAWSTTFEFKHGEIEDVNTWYEKVYPDPTYRKKARESWEEAVEQSLITHSRQIDSQEFTLVTATGTVLEMEISGAFLDRFLLITFFDITERISSMRSLQALQRQTEQGRKIILNALEDQQIAQHSLAQSKATLDAAINSMIDAVFIIDPESRFILVNQSFLHYYRFSKRSECPDTLQAFSSFFEACDSQGNKLEQQLWAGFQALSGKAGNTEYTLIKRDTGEQWIGSYSFAPIRDEHDVLLGAVVVCRDVTEIRTNQKKLIYQRNHDYLTGLYSRVYFESKLKRIEHAGSFTLALVDINGLKLINDSFGHEVGDSMLKATAQILRMCSNDKTTIARYGGDEFVFLLPGDSVQEVESLLSCIEERSKEIRIESFRLSLSSGYAIREVGDESLQETLKRAEDNLQRNKIYESASAKNKSIGLVINSLFAKSPRELQHSRRVSALSVFLAQQLQLPESEVKRIRIAALLHDIGKIGINESILNKPTRLDQNEWEAVKRHPEIGYRILSASAEYSDLSLSVLEHHEMWNGSGYPRGLKGESISLPARIISVADSYDAMTSERSYKKPLPQEVAIAEIKRCSGTMYDPSVVSVFLFSISQFSVQDVEVQEENVIFS, from the coding sequence ATGAATACCCGGTGCCTGAAATTACTCAGTATATTCCTTTTGCTCACTTCTACGCTTTTTGCCGCAGATCCCTCCTTTCTCTCTTCCTTGAGTGAAAATGAACGTACTTTGCTTGCACAACAAGCTCCTCTTACTGTCTTGGTTGATCCTGCGTGGGAACCTCTTGAGTACCTGGACAAGAATGGCATGCCTACCGGCCTAAGTTTTGCATATTTACAGAGTGTCAGCTCTCTCAGCGGTCTGAGCTTCATTCCTGTCGAAGGGACTTCCTGGCAGGATGCCTATGCGAAGTTGCTCAGTGGTGAAATTGCCATGACAGGAAGTATCAGCAAGACAGAAAATCGAGAGGAAACATTGCATTTCAGTGAACCTTACTTGACTGTACCTCTTGCAATCATTGCTGGAGAACAGGTTGGCTATATCGGCAGTTTGGCAGAGCTTGAAGGGAAGGCGGTTGCAGTAGTTTCCAACTATGCAGCCCAGGAGTGGTTATCCAGGGATTACCCAAATCTTACCTTGGTGAAAGTATCTACCGTTGAAGAAGGCCTCACCCTCGTTGCAAGGGGAGAGTGTTTTGCCTTGGTGGAAAATCTGTTGGTTGCCAACCATTATCGGTCCAGGCTTGGGCTAACCAGAAAAATAAAGGTAGTGGGTACCACCGCCTACATGAATTCCCTCTCTATTGCTGTTCATGAGGACTATGCCTCTATTCTTCCCATTATCAACAAGGCTCTCCAAACAATTGACAGTGAGACAAGGGAGCGATTATATCGGACATATCTACCTTTGCAGTATGAAAAAACGGTACAGAGTACCACTATTTATCTGATTATTGGCATAGCATTGTTTGTCGCTGCATCTCTGGGGTTCTGGATATTGAAGCTCAGCAAGGAAGTAAGAAGAAGGGAAGTTGCGGAAAAAGAATTGGCAGACAGCGAAATAAAATTCAAGCAACTATTCTCCAATGCCCCCCTGCCCATGGTGCTCCTTACCGAGGAGGGTACGGTAGTTTCTGCAAATGAAGCATGGAGTACAACATTTGAATTCAAGCATGGTGAAATAGAGGATGTCAACACGTGGTATGAGAAGGTTTACCCTGATCCAACGTACCGGAAAAAAGCAAGAGAATCCTGGGAAGAGGCTGTTGAACAGTCATTAATCACGCATTCTAGACAAATCGATTCACAAGAATTCACTTTGGTTACAGCGACAGGTACTGTGTTGGAGATGGAAATCAGTGGAGCCTTTCTGGACCGTTTTCTCCTTATTACCTTTTTTGATATCACTGAGAGAATATCCTCCATGCGTTCACTCCAAGCATTGCAAAGACAGACCGAACAGGGGAGGAAAATCATTCTCAACGCACTTGAGGATCAGCAGATTGCCCAGCATTCGCTTGCACAAAGCAAAGCCACTCTTGATGCAGCAATCAACAGTATGATTGATGCAGTCTTCATTATTGACCCTGAAAGCCGTTTCATCCTGGTTAACCAATCATTTCTACATTACTATCGATTCTCAAAGCGTTCAGAATGTCCTGATACCCTGCAAGCATTTTCTTCTTTCTTTGAAGCCTGTGACAGTCAGGGGAATAAGTTGGAGCAACAGTTGTGGGCAGGCTTCCAAGCACTCTCTGGGAAAGCAGGGAACACAGAGTATACCCTAATTAAGAGAGATACTGGTGAACAATGGATAGGGAGTTACAGTTTTGCTCCTATTCGTGATGAACATGATGTGTTGCTTGGGGCTGTTGTGGTCTGTCGTGATGTTACGGAAATTCGTACGAACCAGAAAAAATTGATCTATCAGAGAAACCACGATTATCTCACTGGTTTATATAGTAGAGTCTATTTCGAGAGTAAGTTGAAAAGGATTGAACATGCTGGATCTTTCACCCTTGCATTGGTGGATATCAATGGTTTGAAACTTATCAATGACAGCTTTGGGCATGAGGTGGGGGATTCCATGCTTAAGGCTACAGCACAGATACTCAGGATGTGCAGTAATGATAAAACCACCATTGCACGATACGGTGGTGACGAGTTTGTCTTCCTCCTTCCAGGGGATTCTGTACAGGAAGTGGAATCCCTGTTGTCCTGTATTGAAGAGCGATCCAAGGAGATTCGTATCGAGAGCTTTAGGCTCTCTCTCTCCTCTGGGTATGCTATCAGAGAAGTTGGAGATGAAAGCTTGCAGGAGACACTCAAGCGTGCTGAGGATAACCTACAACGGAACAAGATTTACGAGAGTGCGAGTGCAAAAAATAAATCCATAGGATTGGTTATCAATTCACTATTTGCAAAAAGTCCCCGTGAGTTGCAACACTCAAGGCGGGTAAGTGCACTCTCTGTTTTCCTCGCCCAACAGTTGCAGCTTCCTGAGAGTGAAGTCAAGCGTATCCGAATTGCTGCCCTGTTGCATGATATAGGAAAGATTGGAATCAATGAGTCTATTCTCAACAAGCCAACCAGGCTTGATCAGAATGAATGGGAAGCAGTAAAGCGGCACCCTGAGATTGGGTATCGAATCCTTTCTGCTTCTGCAGAGTATAGTGACCTATCCTTGTCAGTACTGGAACATCATGAGATGTGGAACGGAAGTGGATATCCCAGAGGTTTGAAAGGTGAATCTATCAGCTTGCCTGCGCGAATCATCAGTGTCGCAGACAGCTACGATGCGATGACCAGCGAACGATCATACAAGAAGCCATTGCCACAGGAAGTAGCAATTGCAGAAATCAAGCGCTGCAGTGGTACCATGTATGATCCCTCAGTTGTTTCAGTTTTTCTCTTCTCAATCAGTCAGTTCAGTGTACAGGACGTAGAAGTCCAAGAAGAAAATGTAATTTTTTCATAG
- a CDS encoding HAD-IIB family hydrolase, whose translation MHTYAGIIFCDVDGTILPHGKREVSSEFFALVEEAMQADFLVCISSGRFHEALLPLFSPVSSKVVFSASNGCRVLYQGTELFPNHGIDYSLAEQITSSLHAWGATALISTTDAICLPTEAREQLKAKSYLAKGYTRFFDTFSEVPRDVLQITAVCDGNLPAVLEQSRKAWDSSFHVVTTGKEMFDICPTSKGISLRAVSEHFSVPIAHTYAFGDDENDIPMLEAAGKGYIMGNAHQGMKDKEFEQCHDLIGTIRKIFAK comes from the coding sequence GTGCACACATATGCCGGTATAATTTTCTGTGATGTGGATGGAACGATTCTTCCCCATGGGAAGAGAGAAGTCTCATCGGAGTTCTTTGCCTTGGTGGAAGAAGCAATGCAAGCCGATTTCCTAGTCTGTATATCCAGCGGGCGATTCCATGAGGCGCTCCTTCCTCTCTTCTCACCAGTCTCTTCCAAAGTGGTCTTTTCGGCTTCCAATGGATGCAGGGTATTGTATCAGGGAACAGAGTTGTTTCCCAATCACGGCATAGATTATTCCTTGGCTGAGCAGATAACCTCTTCACTGCATGCCTGGGGAGCAACGGCGCTTATCTCAACGACAGATGCCATCTGTCTCCCTACGGAAGCCCGTGAACAGCTGAAAGCAAAGAGCTATCTAGCAAAAGGATATACAAGGTTCTTTGATACATTCAGCGAAGTCCCCAGAGACGTGCTGCAGATCACTGCCGTCTGTGATGGCAATCTCCCTGCAGTTCTGGAGCAAAGCCGGAAGGCCTGGGATTCCTCTTTTCATGTGGTCACCACAGGCAAAGAGATGTTTGACATCTGTCCTACCTCGAAGGGAATCTCACTGAGAGCAGTCAGTGAACACTTTTCTGTCCCCATCGCCCATACCTATGCCTTTGGGGATGATGAGAATGATATTCCCATGCTTGAGGCTGCAGGCAAAGGGTATATCATGGGAAATGCACACCAAGGAATGAAGGATAAGGAGTTCGAGCAATGCCACGATCTGATCGGAACAATCAGGAAAATATTCGCAAAGTAG
- a CDS encoding DUF72 domain-containing protein: MSIVLIGTSGYSYTEWIGPVYAQGTKREDFLAHYAELFPTVELNFSYYRMPEAPQLAAMHKSAPSLQFSIKAHQSLTHTIEPSSWRNQSLLFSHALEPLVENQVLSAVLLQFPYSFHYEVGERKYLDSLLKSLSPFPLAIEFRNSSWYNNRTIDSLRERNIALASLDLPPVKGNPPMMDVKTSNSLAYIRLHGRNEETWWGSDSASRYDYLYSEKELASLFGRIQSFTTHAQKVLIYFNNHRRGQAVANALTLYQLAVGGKACKEQVQASSISM; the protein is encoded by the coding sequence ATGAGTATTGTTTTGATTGGAACTTCAGGCTACAGCTATACCGAGTGGATAGGACCAGTATATGCACAGGGGACCAAACGCGAGGATTTTCTCGCCCACTATGCTGAGCTGTTTCCCACAGTGGAGCTGAACTTCAGCTACTATCGTATGCCAGAGGCTCCCCAACTTGCAGCAATGCATAAGAGTGCGCCATCCCTCCAATTCTCCATCAAAGCCCACCAGAGCCTCACCCATACTATTGAGCCTTCCTCATGGAGGAACCAATCGCTTCTGTTTTCCCATGCCCTTGAACCGCTGGTGGAAAACCAGGTACTCAGTGCTGTACTCCTGCAATTCCCCTACTCTTTCCACTATGAAGTGGGAGAGCGAAAATATCTGGACTCACTCCTGAAATCCCTCTCCCCATTCCCGCTTGCCATCGAGTTCAGGAACAGCAGCTGGTACAACAACCGCACAATCGACTCACTACGAGAGAGGAATATTGCCCTTGCTTCTCTTGACCTTCCCCCAGTGAAAGGCAACCCACCCATGATGGATGTTAAAACCAGCAACTCACTGGCATACATCAGGCTGCACGGCAGGAATGAGGAGACATGGTGGGGATCGGACAGCGCAAGCCGCTACGACTATCTCTACAGTGAGAAAGAGCTTGCCAGCCTGTTTGGGCGTATACAGTCATTTACCACACATGCACAGAAGGTGCTCATCTACTTCAACAACCATAGGAGGGGTCAGGCAGTAGCCAATGCACTGACGTTATACCAGTTGGCAGTGGGAGGCAAGGCATGCAAAGAGCAGGTGCAAGCATCATCCATATCAATGTAA